The following is a genomic window from Pseudomonadota bacterium.
CCATGCCCTGTTCCAGCATCTCGATATAGAGGCGGATATTGGTCAGCGGGGTCTTCAGCTCATGGGTCACCGACGAGACGAAGCCGGTTTTTCGCTCCGACAGGTCGTGGATCACCCGGGCGCTCTGGTAGACGGCAAGAAAACCGAGGAGGACGATCACCGTGAGGCCGATACTCATGATCAGGAGGGTCCGGCGGCCTGATGAGGCGGGGATCTTGTCGCAGCTGAGGGAGGCGGAGATGAATGAAAAGGGGCGGGGAAAGGTCCGGCCAACGGTGTAGACCGGATCGCTTGCCGTAATCCCTGCCGCAAGATTCGCGGTTTCGGCTTCTTTGCCGGTCACCGCAAGCTGCAGGGCGGTGAAGCGGGCCATCGGTTCGTTCCGGAAGTAACGGGTGGCCAGATGTTCGAAGAGGGCCGGAATTCTGATCACAAAACCCTGACGGTATGACTCCCCCTGGAGAAGGATATTCCTGAAGATAAAGGCCCGCTCCCGGTCGATCAACAGAGACTGCAGGGGCGAGATCTCGACCTTGAAGGTGCTGCGGCGCGGCTCGATCGCATCCAGAGCCCCGATATCCGTTTCCGCTTCCACCGCCTGATCGGTCATCCGGTCGATCATGGGTTCGGCGGCCATGTTGTCCCGGCCTGCTCCCGCCAAGCCCTCCATCATTGGCGCAGGGGCGGCGGCGGGTAGGTTGTCGGCCCGGTAGCTGTTGGAGGCAAGAGCATCGAAGTCGGCCTCCAGGGATTTCAGCGAGGGTTTCCGGGTCGCTATTTGGCTGGCCTGGGAGATGGTGATCTCTTCGACCCTCTTTTCCTCCTGATTTACGGCGGTCCGTTGCCGGCTCAGATTCGCGCTTGACAGGTAACGTTCGGCAAAAGAGGCCTCCTTTTTCTTATTTGCGAACTGTTCCGCCCGGACAGCCGGTTTGACTACCGGTTCCGGGCGAAGCACCGCCGTTTCTCTTTTCCGGTTGAAGAGTTCATTGACTTCCCGAAGCTCATCATTGACGAGGACGAGATCTTTTTCAGGGTCATCCATCGGGCTCCGGAAGGAGCCGTCGGGGCCGTTCTGGAAATAGCCGATGATGAAATCCTCTTTCGGGCGGGCAGCGAGCGGGGCGGTAGCGCCTGGTCCTTTGCCGTACTCGTCAACGGACCGGCCTTCCTCGCGATTGATCAACTGGGAAAGATCAACTTCCATCTGGTCGAGGATGGTTTCGGCAAAGAAAGCGAGCTGGGAGGTCTCTTCCCGGGCCAGACCGTCGTAGGTCCGGGTCACCAGCCAGACCAGTGGGACGGTGAGGAGCAAGGCGAAAACGATCAGGATGAGTCGCAGTCTCTTCATGAACAGGGCTCCAGCCGGTACCCTTCGCCCCGCACTGTTACGATCAGCGGGGTGTCGCCGAAGAGCCGGGAAAG
Proteins encoded in this region:
- a CDS encoding HAMP domain-containing histidine kinase, with protein sequence MKRLRLILIVFALLLTVPLVWLVTRTYDGLAREETSQLAFFAETILDQMEVDLSQLINREEGRSVDEYGKGPGATAPLAARPKEDFIIGYFQNGPDGSFRSPMDDPEKDLVLVNDELREVNELFNRKRETAVLRPEPVVKPAVRAEQFANKKKEASFAERYLSSANLSRQRTAVNQEEKRVEEITISQASQIATRKPSLKSLEADFDALASNSYRADNLPAAAPAPMMEGLAGAGRDNMAAEPMIDRMTDQAVEAETDIGALDAIEPRRSTFKVEISPLQSLLIDRERAFIFRNILLQGESYRQGFVIRIPALFEHLATRYFRNEPMARFTALQLAVTGKEAETANLAAGITASDPVYTVGRTFPRPFSFISASLSCDKIPASSGRRTLLIMSIGLTVIVLLGFLAVYQSARVIHDLSERKTGFVSSVTHELKTPLTNIRLYIEMLEQGMAKSPEQEQEYFRIVGSESNRLVRLINNVLEFAKLEKRQRSVNLRPGDLSEVVSEVKDILHDRLRQEDFTFTTRIPDEFKPFSYDREIMVQILTNLVENSIKFGSRSPVREITLKAERSGQRVLISVADTGPGIPEQARKKVFDDFYRVENALTRQTKGTGIGLALVRKFTVAMGGTVSIANNPGAGCTVTVSLPEK